The following proteins are encoded in a genomic region of Parachlamydiales bacterium:
- a CDS encoding TolC family protein, producing the protein MKRIFFALLASTLLSGCYHNPYIDDGSREFNAEFEYEELNLRTNLPLRPLSLCDIIEIALEQNLDAMVKLYEYEVQREVVTGERLKMLPSLIASVDSSDRNNNTGSFSQSLSPGIPPAPPSISATRARTLYNFYAVWNLLDFGLAYYRSAQEADKGLIIRMEYERLKQNLVLDITKQYWKAIASKHAIEKGRRLLRSAKSKAAVFVRQIQEQLIPVQKGLVAKTLLLNIERDIQKYARDYHEAIMALSQFMALPPCLTFELAEPCIEPLPCLKNIDICEYEKCALKNRPELYIGDLQEQVMVEEARIAVLQMFPSAELFAGNYNDTNSFLIYNHWIQAGLRATWNLFQIPRQLVNERGARWRQVLARHNRLAVSVGVITQVHLSHLTYMDNFKSFKIVNDLKETYATILNAAEKEQKAGRLHAADVIKFQADALFAEIDALKAYGEAQISIEQLNNALGIPGYITNQDGCPCDCEEEDEMKDVMEGYTQSEQQALPPLMQDFPSLRDMMNYKSDINLPKDTQNDNPLDTDFRLPQQTSSSVNKNESWLKSSSGEGAGSQYDPSYKLPSTNTWDVDSTERSMLEPGYVPEQNFDRSEPIRTPEGSDLQYDPDFDEFMNPSHNY; encoded by the coding sequence ATGAAACGTATTTTTTTCGCATTACTAGCAAGTACTCTTCTCTCAGGATGCTATCATAATCCATATATAGATGATGGATCACGAGAGTTTAATGCAGAGTTTGAGTATGAAGAATTAAATCTAAGAACTAATCTTCCATTACGACCTCTTTCACTTTGCGATATTATTGAAATTGCTCTAGAGCAAAACCTAGATGCAATGGTTAAGCTCTATGAATATGAAGTTCAAAGAGAAGTCGTTACGGGTGAAAGACTTAAGATGCTTCCTAGCTTAATAGCAAGCGTGGATAGCAGTGATAGAAATAACAATACCGGATCCTTCTCCCAATCATTATCCCCTGGAATACCCCCTGCTCCTCCAAGTATCTCCGCAACGCGAGCACGTACACTCTACAACTTCTATGCTGTATGGAACCTTCTTGACTTCGGTCTTGCCTACTATCGTTCAGCACAAGAAGCCGACAAAGGCCTGATCATTCGCATGGAATACGAAAGGCTAAAACAAAACTTAGTCCTGGATATTACAAAACAATACTGGAAAGCCATTGCTTCAAAACACGCGATCGAAAAAGGACGCCGTCTGCTGCGTTCTGCCAAGAGCAAAGCCGCTGTTTTTGTTAGACAAATCCAAGAACAACTTATTCCTGTCCAAAAAGGCCTTGTTGCTAAAACGCTATTGCTGAATATCGAAAGGGATATTCAAAAATATGCTAGGGACTATCATGAAGCTATAATGGCATTAAGCCAATTTATGGCTCTGCCTCCTTGCCTAACTTTTGAATTGGCTGAACCTTGCATTGAACCTCTTCCTTGCCTGAAAAATATCGATATCTGTGAATACGAGAAATGCGCTCTTAAAAATCGTCCCGAATTATATATCGGAGATCTGCAAGAACAAGTCATGGTGGAAGAAGCTAGAATTGCCGTTCTGCAAATGTTCCCCAGTGCAGAGCTTTTCGCCGGTAACTACAATGATACCAACTCATTCCTTATCTATAACCACTGGATTCAGGCCGGTTTACGTGCTACATGGAACCTCTTCCAAATTCCACGCCAGCTAGTGAATGAAAGGGGAGCAAGATGGCGCCAAGTTCTAGCCAGACACAACAGATTAGCTGTCTCTGTCGGCGTGATTACCCAAGTCCACTTATCCCACCTGACATATATGGATAACTTCAAATCCTTCAAAATTGTAAATGACTTGAAGGAAACATATGCTACAATCCTAAACGCTGCGGAAAAGGAACAAAAAGCCGGTAGATTGCATGCTGCGGATGTGATCAAATTCCAAGCAGATGCCCTATTCGCTGAAATTGACGCCCTTAAAGCCTATGGCGAAGCGCAAATATCTATCGAGCAGTTAAATAATGCTCTGGGTATTCCAGGGTATATTACAAACCAAGATGGATGCCCATGTGATTGCGAAGAAGAAGATGAAATGAAAGACGTAATGGAAGGTTATACTCAATCTGAACAGCAGGCATTGCCTCCTTTAATGCAGGATTTTCCTTCCCTGCGCGATATGATGAACTACAAATCGGATATCAATCTCCCCAAAGACACGCAAAATGACAACCCTTTGGATACAGATTTCCGTTTGCCGCAGCAAACATCATCTTCAGTTAATAAAAATGAGTCATGGCTGAAATCCTCCTCCGGAGAAGGCGCAGGATCACAGTATGATCCTTCTTATAAGTTACCTTCAACGAATACTTGGGATGTAGATTCTACTGAAAGGAGCATGCTAGAGCCAGGATATGTTCCTGAACAAAACTTTGATCGATCCGAACCAATCAGGACCCCAGAGGGAAGTGATTTGCAATATGATCCGGACTTCGATGAATTTATGAACCCATCGCACAACTATTGA
- a CDS encoding site-2 protease family protein — translation MTSIFFSSETPLPAFRQDLQVFRGPDEKDGYPSYSLFDPIMGQYFRLSWSELTIMKALKPGMTPELLHEYLLANTTLKPTIEQLKMFFESAGARHLLDVKLSSEHFYLQAVRKKGNWFWWVLMHYLYFRLHLTNPSSFLKRTLPYVSFLATKTMFVLYAILTIYGLSLIFSKWDTYFATLLYFFSVSGALAYGLAIILVKIIHELAHAYTAAYFNVRVPSMGVAFIVMWPVLYTDVTDGWQLRKRSERFFISAAGIIAETIIAGLATIGWSFSEPGIFQSMCFIVSTSSWASTLMINLNPAMRFDGYFLLSDMWGIDNLQERAFRYTRWKLRYLFLGVDMPNPEEELAESHAFGLIVYTIYTWIYRFILYAVIAVFVYYAFTKALGIFLFILEVAVFILWPLFSEIKDSARLWKMFHLGKRQKIIWGIIGLILAWIVLPLPHQESATGVVVPTELEGVYVPEASKVKNVNAKINDPVEKDQTLVSLDSTPLNLYLKELEAQMELIQKQIDTLEATEDKKSYVPGKQAELSTTKEKYIGAKERMNNLEIKAKSSGELYQWNRYMYPGQYLEGGTLIGKIADIKDLKIVTLIPEILLNKIQVGYSATFWVPSTEGYYPGEVTKIEPFRTDNLKYPQLASIYHGEIATVEKNSRLELVDTYYTVEVKLNPAQKLPIGTIGYIRWHGPFSSLLYDWIKKVRSIVVRESGF, via the coding sequence ATGACAAGTATTTTCTTTAGTTCAGAAACCCCTCTTCCTGCTTTTCGCCAGGATCTTCAGGTCTTTCGTGGACCTGACGAGAAGGATGGCTATCCAAGCTATTCCTTATTTGATCCTATCATGGGCCAATATTTCCGCCTTTCATGGTCTGAACTCACCATAATGAAAGCTTTAAAGCCGGGCATGACTCCGGAATTGCTCCACGAATATTTGTTAGCAAATACTACTTTAAAACCGACCATCGAACAGCTTAAAATGTTCTTTGAAAGTGCGGGAGCTCGGCATCTTCTGGATGTAAAGCTTTCTTCGGAACATTTTTATTTGCAGGCAGTTAGGAAAAAAGGAAATTGGTTCTGGTGGGTACTGATGCATTATCTCTATTTTCGTTTGCATTTGACAAATCCTTCCAGCTTTTTAAAGCGAACACTCCCTTATGTTTCCTTCTTAGCAACTAAGACGATGTTTGTGCTTTATGCCATCCTCACGATCTACGGGTTGTCTTTAATTTTTTCCAAATGGGATACCTATTTTGCGACACTTTTGTACTTTTTCAGTGTATCCGGGGCTTTAGCGTACGGGTTGGCTATAATCCTTGTTAAAATCATCCATGAATTAGCACATGCCTATACGGCAGCTTACTTCAACGTCAGGGTCCCCTCTATGGGAGTGGCGTTTATCGTGATGTGGCCTGTATTATATACGGATGTGACGGATGGATGGCAGTTACGGAAAAGGAGTGAGAGGTTTTTCATATCGGCTGCGGGCATTATTGCAGAGACAATTATTGCCGGCTTAGCAACGATAGGGTGGTCTTTTTCCGAGCCCGGCATTTTTCAAAGTATGTGTTTTATAGTCTCCACTTCTTCGTGGGCATCCACCTTAATGATCAACTTGAATCCTGCGATGAGATTTGACGGCTATTTCTTATTAAGCGACATGTGGGGAATAGACAATTTGCAGGAACGGGCCTTCCGTTACACCCGCTGGAAATTGCGTTATTTGTTTTTGGGTGTGGATATGCCCAATCCTGAAGAAGAATTAGCTGAAAGCCATGCTTTTGGATTAATAGTTTATACTATTTATACCTGGATTTATCGATTTATTTTATACGCTGTTATTGCGGTCTTTGTTTACTATGCGTTTACAAAGGCTTTAGGCATTTTCTTATTCATTTTAGAGGTAGCGGTTTTTATTTTATGGCCGCTTTTTAGTGAAATCAAAGATAGCGCAAGATTGTGGAAGATGTTTCATTTAGGAAAAAGACAAAAAATCATTTGGGGCATCATAGGACTAATTCTTGCATGGATTGTACTTCCATTGCCCCACCAAGAGTCTGCTACAGGTGTAGTCGTCCCTACAGAGCTCGAAGGGGTATATGTCCCTGAAGCATCAAAAGTGAAAAATGTTAATGCGAAAATCAATGATCCGGTGGAAAAAGATCAGACTTTAGTTAGTTTAGATTCTACACCGCTTAATTTATACCTCAAAGAGCTGGAAGCTCAGATGGAACTGATACAGAAACAGATCGATACTCTCGAAGCGACTGAAGATAAGAAGTCCTATGTTCCCGGTAAGCAGGCTGAGCTGTCAACAACTAAGGAAAAGTATATCGGCGCTAAAGAAAGGATGAACAATCTTGAGATCAAGGCCAAAAGCTCCGGCGAGCTGTATCAGTGGAACAGATATATGTACCCTGGACAGTATTTAGAAGGCGGGACACTCATTGGTAAGATAGCTGACATCAAAGACCTAAAGATTGTTACCCTCATCCCGGAGATACTGCTTAATAAAATACAAGTAGGCTATAGCGCAACATTTTGGGTACCTAGCACGGAAGGGTATTATCCTGGCGAAGTGACTAAAATCGAGCCTTTTAGAACAGATAATTTGAAATACCCTCAATTAGCTTCTATCTATCATGGAGAGATTGCAACAGTGGAGAAAAATTCCCGATTGGAACTTGTCGACACGTATTACACAGTTGAGGTCAAATTAAATCCCGCCCAGAAGCTACCTATAGGAACTATAGGTTATATACGCTGGCATGGACCCTTTTCATCACTCCTCTATGACTGGATCAAGAAGGTCCGCAGCATTGTTGTGCGTGAGAGCGGATTCTAA
- a CDS encoding HlyD family efflux transporter periplasmic adaptor subunit — protein MPTREALRFLIVNDTKVVLPYDRALLWEWDSRPVLTCASGQIGVNERSALSKQIEKLVADIKEPDKPQVINKDSFNTQSDAWEKFVGDTKKTIFWFPLQDVKPRVGVWLESWNISTEEYYEKNNDALEIVSSCLFPGYTSAWEKFGVAWRPWRQRINKKSLLWLGSLLLLTGLVIQIPLRVVAPCEVVPRNPIVVKAPLDGVIDSIVVKPGQLVKADELLALYDKEIPDQEYKAAQKEVEIAQEELNRSMTLGLQDTLSQTEISVLTLKLEKAKIRFQQAVYQKGRLDIQAPFGGVVILQSPEEWRGKPVKVGEKILTISEPNDTIVRIWIPESDNIPLNLEEPVRVYLNIEPEVTHLARINYIANESLIAESQIPSFIAEAKWEDEKNQARLGLKGTAVLYGEKVSLLYFIMRKPLSSFRKLTGL, from the coding sequence GTGCCTACCCGTGAGGCACTGCGATTTCTAATTGTAAACGACACCAAAGTCGTACTCCCTTATGACCGTGCACTGTTATGGGAATGGGACAGCCGTCCCGTTCTCACCTGCGCTTCAGGACAAATAGGAGTTAACGAACGCTCTGCATTGTCCAAACAGATAGAAAAACTTGTCGCCGATATTAAAGAGCCTGACAAGCCTCAAGTTATCAATAAAGACAGCTTCAACACACAGTCCGATGCCTGGGAGAAGTTTGTTGGCGATACAAAAAAAACAATATTTTGGTTCCCCTTACAGGACGTAAAACCACGTGTAGGTGTTTGGTTAGAGTCATGGAATATCTCTACTGAAGAATATTACGAAAAAAATAACGATGCCCTAGAGATCGTTTCCTCTTGTCTTTTCCCGGGATATACGAGTGCCTGGGAGAAATTCGGCGTTGCATGGCGTCCTTGGAGACAGCGCATCAATAAGAAAAGCCTTCTCTGGCTGGGAAGTTTACTTTTGTTGACAGGTCTCGTGATCCAGATCCCTCTCCGTGTTGTTGCGCCTTGTGAGGTTGTTCCACGTAATCCTATTGTAGTAAAAGCTCCTCTGGATGGTGTCATCGATAGCATCGTGGTCAAACCAGGACAATTAGTGAAAGCGGATGAACTTCTTGCGCTTTACGACAAAGAAATTCCCGACCAAGAATATAAAGCTGCGCAGAAAGAAGTCGAGATTGCTCAAGAAGAATTGAACCGTTCCATGACCTTAGGGCTGCAAGATACTCTTTCCCAAACAGAAATATCAGTGCTTACCCTAAAGTTAGAGAAGGCGAAGATCCGCTTTCAACAAGCCGTTTATCAGAAAGGGAGGTTGGACATACAAGCTCCATTTGGCGGCGTAGTGATCTTACAAAGTCCGGAAGAATGGCGTGGAAAACCTGTTAAGGTAGGTGAAAAAATCCTAACCATCAGCGAGCCTAATGATACAATAGTACGTATTTGGATTCCTGAAAGCGATAACATTCCCCTTAACCTAGAAGAGCCCGTACGTGTATATTTGAATATCGAACCGGAAGTGACTCATCTGGCGAGAATCAACTATATCGCCAATGAAAGCCTGATAGCTGAAAGCCAAATCCCTAGTTTCATCGCAGAAGCAAAATGGGAAGACGAAAAGAACCAGGCCCGCTTAGGTCTAAAAGGAACGGCCGTTCTGTATGGCGAAAAAGTTTCTCTCCTTTATTTTATCATGCGTAAGCCCCTCAGTTCTTTCCGTAAGCTGACAGGTCTATAA
- a CDS encoding glycosyltransferase family 2 protein, producing the protein MGWLIFLILLPTTVELLIVTIGALLPRRNIAQKEPLEGKWVIVIPAHNEETQIAHLLHSLKANAIQAEVIVIADNCNDATAEISRKMGYRVIERIDTLNRGKNKALHYAFDILLKEDFDWFVVLDADCIVEPNFIASLQAYAQKGVSAIQAYYGMDKSASHWRQKLMRVAFYSMNYLRPRGRSRLGLSCGILGLGFALHRSVLLQVPFDTHAIAEDLWYHCALVQAKIQVFFCDETAAYASAPIQGKGAATQRARWEGGRLRVARELFPRLVEETFHGNWHTLEPLFELTSLPLAYYALLLIPLAFFWPTAAIFSFLLLALHILTSIALKGQLSDLWVLASAPFYILWKLTLLKDIFKAAKSDAEWVRTDRDKK; encoded by the coding sequence ATGGGCTGGTTAATCTTTCTAATCCTTCTGCCTACAACAGTAGAACTCCTTATTGTGACTATAGGGGCGCTGCTGCCACGCAGGAATATTGCTCAAAAAGAGCCTCTGGAAGGTAAATGGGTCATTGTTATTCCAGCCCATAATGAAGAAACACAAATTGCACATCTGCTTCATAGCTTAAAGGCTAATGCAATTCAGGCAGAGGTAATCGTTATTGCAGACAATTGCAATGATGCAACAGCAGAGATCTCAAGAAAAATGGGTTATAGAGTGATTGAAAGGATCGATACTCTGAATAGAGGTAAAAATAAGGCTTTGCATTATGCCTTTGATATTCTTCTTAAAGAAGATTTCGATTGGTTTGTTGTGTTAGATGCAGACTGTATTGTGGAACCGAACTTCATAGCCTCCTTACAAGCATATGCGCAAAAAGGTGTATCTGCAATACAGGCCTATTACGGAATGGATAAATCCGCATCTCATTGGCGCCAAAAACTTATGCGGGTGGCTTTCTACTCTATGAACTACCTCAGGCCTAGAGGACGCTCGCGTTTAGGCCTATCCTGCGGCATACTAGGTTTAGGTTTTGCCCTTCATCGCTCTGTCCTGCTGCAAGTGCCTTTTGATACTCATGCTATAGCAGAAGATCTATGGTACCACTGCGCGCTGGTCCAAGCTAAAATACAGGTTTTCTTTTGCGACGAGACAGCCGCTTATGCCTCAGCCCCTATACAAGGAAAAGGTGCAGCGACACAAAGAGCACGGTGGGAAGGGGGACGGCTAAGAGTTGCTAGGGAGCTTTTTCCTAGGTTAGTGGAAGAAACTTTTCATGGAAACTGGCATACTTTAGAACCACTTTTCGAGTTGACATCTCTTCCTTTAGCTTATTATGCGCTTTTGCTTATTCCACTAGCTTTCTTTTGGCCTACCGCGGCAATATTCTCATTTCTACTTTTAGCATTGCACATTTTAACGTCCATCGCATTGAAAGGGCAGCTTTCAGATCTTTGGGTTCTTGCTTCAGCCCCTTTTTATATTCTATGGAAACTCACATTGCTTAAAGATATTTTTAAAGCCGCCAAATCCGATGCGGAATGGGTGCGTACCGATAGGGATAAGAAATAA
- a CDS encoding CT_584 family protein codes for MAADNTKIESVRVALKRIFALPVNKSTFRQVQNAVAVIFQSEPNHANEVLEALFTGNFKNGQESLKGLYKEYDEQLKVAREVFERGSFLTLITSDRLAQGDRVMFNNLIRRIDGEQIEFITDIESTFQMIKHFIGRLQEVQSLDVDKKLREVVKNEIADLHRMTDTIIAAK; via the coding sequence ATGGCTGCTGACAATACAAAAATTGAATCCGTACGAGTGGCGCTGAAAAGAATTTTTGCGTTACCAGTGAATAAATCCACTTTTAGGCAAGTGCAAAATGCAGTTGCTGTGATCTTCCAAAGTGAACCTAACCATGCAAATGAAGTATTAGAGGCGCTTTTCACAGGCAATTTTAAAAATGGGCAGGAATCGCTTAAAGGCCTTTACAAAGAATATGACGAGCAGTTAAAAGTTGCCCGCGAAGTATTTGAAAGGGGATCATTCCTAACATTGATCACTTCAGACAGACTTGCACAAGGCGATAGAGTCATGTTCAACAATCTAATCCGCAGGATCGACGGCGAGCAGATAGAGTTTATCACTGACATTGAAAGTACATTCCAGATGATAAAACACTTTATTGGAAGACTCCAGGAAGTGCAGTCATTGGATGTAGATAAGAAGCTTAGAGAAGTTGTGAAAAATGAAATCGCTGATCTCCACCGTATGACCGACACAATAATTGCAGCGAAGTAG
- a CDS encoding glycosyltransferase family 2 protein produces MSARSGTNNIPVLSIVIISFNTSNILYQCLKRVASEIEDLSAEVILVDNASTDDSADMVKNEFPQFTLILSPINLGFAAANNLAFQHATGTYVVLINSDLLLHNGVLKEALKRMERERGVAAGGIQLMSGEGRPQISSRFFPTPWRDLVQRIGLFKNHSYEQCPYPDWVPGAFVIIRRNLLMACAGFDERFFMYFEEVDLCRTLKEQYGTIRYWQDLTSIHLGSASLQAIEGKHITAARQVGLWRFQSTYLYYRKHYGRLGAWSSYLLENGWQYLRLLKNWTNKLKYEETILLLNLYKDAWKSTHRGKISPEIPW; encoded by the coding sequence ATGTCTGCCAGATCCGGTACGAACAATATCCCAGTCCTTTCCATTGTCATCATCTCGTTTAATACCAGTAATATCCTTTACCAATGTTTGAAGAGGGTAGCTTCAGAAATTGAAGATCTTTCAGCCGAGGTCATCCTAGTGGATAATGCCTCCACTGACGATAGCGCTGATATGGTTAAAAACGAATTTCCACAATTCACCCTCATACTTTCACCCATAAATTTAGGTTTTGCTGCAGCGAATAATCTGGCATTTCAGCACGCTACAGGTACTTACGTAGTACTTATCAACAGCGACCTTCTTTTGCATAACGGAGTGCTAAAGGAAGCATTAAAGCGCATGGAAAGGGAGAGAGGAGTCGCTGCCGGAGGTATACAGCTGATGAGTGGAGAGGGTAGACCGCAAATTTCCAGCCGCTTTTTTCCCACACCCTGGCGTGACCTAGTCCAGCGTATAGGCTTATTTAAAAATCATTCCTACGAGCAATGTCCTTATCCTGATTGGGTTCCTGGTGCGTTTGTCATAATTCGTAGAAATCTGCTGATGGCGTGCGCCGGATTTGATGAACGCTTTTTCATGTATTTCGAGGAGGTGGATCTTTGCCGCACCCTTAAGGAACAGTATGGCACCATCCGCTATTGGCAGGATCTGACTTCTATTCATTTGGGAAGCGCTTCCCTGCAAGCTATCGAGGGGAAGCATATTACTGCAGCACGACAAGTAGGCCTATGGCGTTTTCAAAGCACATACCTCTATTATAGAAAGCATTATGGAAGGTTAGGAGCTTGGTCTTCATATCTGCTGGAAAATGGATGGCAATATCTGCGGCTTCTGAAAAATTGGACCAACAAACTTAAATATGAGGAGACGATATTACTTCTCAATCTCTATAAAGATGCCTGGAAGTCCACGCATCGCGGGAAGATTTCACCCGAAATTCCTTGGTAA
- a CDS encoding efflux RND transporter periplasmic adaptor subunit, with amino-acid sequence MHNILRNLVIGMWISGAALSYPGSLCSLDTTLTPEVEPQEQTKLFRVILDPYYRTQLSAEVEFPVSKINFRMGDSFNEGDILILQDPTVLEANRLKAEAILARAKTEFSAKEQLYREKIASLFELKEAEANVASAYADVILANKNLRATSIKAPYSGKVVELAVEEHELPQPGKKIVEIIDDSILRARLLLPSSYYTKVKVGDPISIKIRETGETVTGKITRVGSVIDPSSSTFKAEAEIDNSDDKLRVGMTGLTQLSQTQAAHLPKQDIGYMRKKSGTNEERN; translated from the coding sequence ATGCATAACATCTTACGGAATTTAGTCATTGGGATGTGGATCAGCGGAGCTGCTCTTAGCTACCCAGGAAGTCTGTGTTCACTTGATACAACTTTAACACCTGAAGTCGAGCCTCAAGAGCAGACAAAACTTTTTCGTGTTATTTTAGATCCTTACTATCGTACTCAGCTATCTGCAGAAGTAGAATTCCCGGTAAGTAAAATCAACTTCCGTATGGGCGATTCTTTCAATGAAGGAGATATTCTCATTCTGCAAGACCCTACAGTGCTGGAAGCAAACCGCCTGAAAGCAGAAGCTATCTTAGCACGTGCTAAAACAGAGTTTTCTGCTAAAGAGCAGTTGTACAGAGAAAAAATTGCCTCATTGTTTGAACTGAAAGAAGCAGAAGCTAACGTAGCAAGTGCTTACGCCGATGTTATTTTGGCAAACAAAAATCTCAGAGCAACAAGTATAAAAGCTCCTTATTCCGGCAAAGTTGTTGAACTTGCTGTTGAAGAACATGAGTTACCACAGCCTGGGAAAAAAATCGTAGAAATTATTGATGATTCTATTCTTCGCGCTCGTCTATTGCTGCCCTCAAGCTATTATACCAAAGTAAAAGTGGGTGATCCTATCTCTATTAAAATTAGAGAGACAGGCGAAACCGTCACAGGTAAAATCACACGTGTTGGATCCGTTATCGACCCCTCAAGTTCCACTTTCAAAGCTGAAGCAGAGATTGATAATAGCGACGACAAACTTCGCGTAGGTATGACAGGATTGACCCAGCTATCTCAAACACAGGCAGCACATTTACCGAAGCAAGATATCGGTTACATGAGAAAGAAGAGTGGTACAAACGAAGAGAGAAATTAA
- a CDS encoding glycosyltransferase family 4 protein, with product MSDSNTIIYVISCYPAVSHTFIQQEIAFLRQAGKKVVVASINNSNIEEMAKSIEVREEEKNTFYIKEKGVITAIDALFQYLIFNPVRFFQALSFTWKYIRQTRRSIKYLFGYFGEALLLARWFSAQNSEQVHAYFGNVAATVAMIAKRLQPFKLSLSIHGPDIFYDETMEGLPIKVQDADWIRCISFYSQSQILKHLKITEWEKLHIVRMGVDVSKITPLPSTHEKSNNPRKQIVTVGRLVPVKGFSILIQAIANLKEQGKFFELTLIGSGPERAELEELAMRLDVVDEIRFKGPLSHHETLKHMQHADLFVLATFAEGIPIVLMEAMAMKIPCISTWINGTPELIRNGIDGILVAPSDVISLQNAIAHLSENAELQQKIVQSGRQRIEDEYNLEKNTKTLSSLF from the coding sequence GTGTCAGATTCTAATACTATCATTTACGTTATAAGTTGTTATCCTGCCGTATCCCATACCTTTATACAGCAAGAAATTGCTTTTCTACGCCAGGCGGGTAAAAAAGTTGTGGTGGCGTCCATCAATAATTCCAATATCGAAGAGATGGCTAAAAGCATTGAAGTCAGAGAAGAAGAAAAAAATACTTTCTATATCAAAGAAAAGGGTGTCATTACAGCCATTGACGCTCTATTTCAATACCTCATCTTCAATCCTGTACGCTTTTTTCAAGCATTGAGCTTCACATGGAAATATATACGGCAAACACGTCGGAGCATAAAATACTTATTTGGCTATTTTGGTGAAGCCCTGCTATTGGCACGCTGGTTTAGCGCTCAGAATAGCGAGCAAGTACATGCCTATTTCGGGAATGTGGCTGCTACGGTGGCTATGATTGCAAAACGCCTTCAACCCTTTAAGCTTTCCCTTTCGATTCATGGTCCGGATATCTTCTATGATGAGACAATGGAAGGCCTGCCTATCAAGGTTCAAGATGCCGATTGGATTCGGTGCATCAGCTTTTATTCTCAAAGCCAGATATTGAAGCATCTCAAAATCACAGAATGGGAAAAGCTGCATATAGTCCGTATGGGTGTGGACGTGAGCAAAATTACTCCTTTGCCTTCAACCCATGAAAAGAGCAACAACCCAAGAAAACAAATTGTTACCGTAGGTCGATTAGTTCCAGTAAAGGGATTCTCTATCCTAATTCAAGCTATTGCAAACCTTAAGGAACAGGGAAAATTTTTTGAGCTGACTTTGATAGGAAGCGGGCCTGAAAGGGCTGAACTTGAGGAGCTTGCTATGCGCTTAGATGTGGTGGATGAAATACGCTTCAAAGGGCCTTTATCCCATCATGAAACTTTAAAACATATGCAGCATGCAGATTTATTTGTTCTGGCTACGTTTGCCGAAGGCATCCCTATTGTTCTGATGGAGGCTATGGCCATGAAAATTCCTTGCATCAGCACATGGATCAATGGCACGCCGGAACTGATCAGAAATGGGATTGACGGAATCCTTGTAGCCCCCTCAGATGTTATTAGTTTACAGAATGCAATAGCGCATCTCTCCGAGAATGCTGAGCTGCAACAGAAAATTGTTCAATCAGGACGGCAGCGAATAGAGGATGAATATAATTTAGAGAAAAACACAAAAACATTAAGCAGCCTATTTTAA